The following is a genomic window from Choloepus didactylus isolate mChoDid1 chromosome 5, mChoDid1.pri, whole genome shotgun sequence.
ctcatcccatcctatttttcatttagtttttgtccccatttttctacttatccatccatacactagataaagggagtgtgatccacaaggtttcacaatcacgctgtcaccccttgtaagatacattgttatacaatcatcttcaagagtccagactactgggttggagtttgatagtttcaggtatttacttctagctatcccaatacattaaaatctaaaaggtgttacctatatagtgcataagaatgtccaccagagtgacctctcgactccatttgaaatctctcagccactgaaactttatttcgtttcattttgcatcgcccttttggtcaagaagatattctcaattccacaatgccaggtccagattcatccccgggagtcatatcctgtgttgccagggaaatttacacccctgggagtcaggtcccacataggggggagggcagtgagttcacctgctgaggtggcttagttagagagagagggccacatctgagcaacaaagaggcacttagggggagactcttaggcacaattatatgcaggtttagcctctcctttgcagtaacaagcttcatgagggcaagtcccgtgatagagggcttgtCCCATCAAAGTGCcattcctcaatgtttgtgacaacatcagcatcagtccaggtgaggaagtccaacacttctgcattttcctccagctcctaaggggaccctgcaaatatatttttattctctgtccaaattactttgggatgtgtcactatttcactctaacctatacaaacctaccatatctcacttcctattcaaagttccatgtaattgtggtgtgtttgaacaaactgactgtagagttatactgtttagaaaatatagattctacaCCAAAtaagacatctcttcccttgatctcacatggaagttgaagttttaaaacactgtattGCTTCTTGTTTGTTAGAAGTGAGTACTGataatgtttgaaaatatttctggaatctcTATTTGATTGATTTACCAGGTTCCTGGCCTGGTAGCAAGAAGGCTCTGGAGGCTTAACTTCCAAACTGAGATCAAGACTGTAGTTACCCTTGGTTTTTATCCCTCCTTTATTCCCTTCATTATTTATGGCAATTTGGAATATCTGATTACTCTCAACTTatctggggagaggggaggtcAGTTCACAAAATGTTTCTGACTTTTTTTAGCAAGATGGATCAGGAGAGCTCTTCTAATGGAAGAAGCTGTGCTGTTCCCCTTTTTGAAACTGGTCCCTGGCCTTGTTAGCATACCCTGGCCTTCAGGTTGAAGAGTCAGAAAACAGCAAAGGATCTGCATATTAAACTACATAATAACTACATGCTTGGCACACaataagtacttaataaatattaggtaATTATTAGAATGAAAGCCAGAGAATACCTACCTCAAACTCTTGCCAAAATCCAATATTAGTTTATCCCCGGATCTTCCCCACTTAAGTCATGCATGAGATTGGAAAGGGTATAGTGGGTTGAATAATAGCCACCAACAATGTCTTTGTGCCAATCCCTGGCACCTGTGTGTATGTTACCCTACATAGTAaaaaggattttgcagatgtgattaagttaaggggCGTGAGATAGGAAAGTTATCCTGCATTATCTGAGTGGGCCTAATATAATCCCAAGGGTCGTTCCAAGAAGGAGGCCGAAGAGTCAGAGTCAGAGTAAAAGGAGATGTGAAGACaaaagcagaggttggagtgGTGAGCTTTGAAGACAGAAGAAGGGTACTtcgagaagctggaaaaggcaagaaaatggattgTCTCCTAGAGCCTCTAGAAGGAACACAGCTCTGCTGATGCCTtgagagactcattttagatttctgacctctagaactgtaagacaaatgtgagggtttttttttagttatgaGTTTGCAATAATTTGTTGCaacagcaacaggaaactaatacaagggGAGTTGaattttattgaacattctgGGCAAAATTGGCACCCCTGGACTCAAGTCCTCCTTTAAATTGTAGGGTTTGAGGCCACAGAATCAAGCAGTACCTTTTTTGCCATGACACCTCAGCCAGATTTTCACCCATCTTTCAGGCCTCTTCTCTCCACCTCTTCCCCACTCAGCCTGATTTCTGCTGCCTCCAGCAATCTCCTTCCAATCCCCCATTTTTGGAGCTTAGCTTAGATGAGTTGTTCTGAGGTATGGTGTTAAACCCACATGCTTGGGACTTGGGTTACTAGAAATAGGTAGAAATTCAGGGAGCAAATTAAACTGAAACATGAAATAACAATGAAAAGCCGTTTAAAAATTGGTGCATTTTCTCCCCCAGCATTAGGCCAAATTTcctgtgtatgtgagagagagaaagcaagagagagagagactgagaatCAGAGGCAAGAACCAGCACTATGAGCGTCTGAATACTTTGCTCAGCGCGTTTCAAGGCCTGGGGCATGGACAGAAATTCCCGATCCTTTTGTTCAAGGCCCGAAACCGAGGGACAGTAGAGACCGTGGTAAAAGCGCAGTTTGCGGTTTTAAAAAAACCGGACTTGAATCCAGACTCTGACGACCACCTCTTCCTAGTCTCTTAGTTCCTCAAAGAGGCCCCAAATGAGCCTCGATTGTCGAAGGTGGTGAACCGGGTAGGCCCATCACCCGACCCCTTACCCGACACACCGGCTTCTGGGTCCGTGTCACTAAAAAAGGGAAACGTGCCTGCAGGTTTCTGGCACCAAGCAAAGACAGCGCCACTAAGAAAACGcgttttatttttcctcctctctcctagAATAAATGGCCtttactttttctatttctgattattttattttttctttctgatctgtTACTAACTGGGAGCTAAACATTGGCCTGGGCCCCAGGCGGCTGCTGGAAAGACGCCCTCCCAGGGACAGAAGGGCGGGGGGAGGGCGCGAGCTCGcgattctttgtctctcagacacTGTAGGTGTTCTCTCGACTCTTTCCTTGGCTAGCCCAAGGTCCTAGTCCGAAGCCCCTGACAGCAAGGGGAGACGAGGAGACTTCGGGGACAGTCACCAGGGCAGCGAGGCCACCCAGGCCCCGCGCCCACTCCAGCAGCCCAGCCCCAGGCTCCTCGCAGGAGCAAGGCGGAGCTGCCAACCCTGCCGCCGCGGGGGCGGGGGACCACCCACGGAGCTGGGCGGGCCCCGCCCCGAGCCCCGCCCCCGGCGCCTCCGGCCCCGCCCCGCTCCCCGCCCACGCACACTCCTCCGGAAGCGAGGAAGCGCCGCGCTCAACTCGAAGGGTTTTCTTTGCTTTCCTAATGCAAGACGGGCTGCGGTACCCACTCCTTCAGGTAGAGATGGAGGAGGGTCAAGAGGGCCCAGACTAGGGGTGAAGAGGCGGCTTTCTCCTTCCTcgttccctcctcctccccattccccaccccaaacCTAAGTTTTGGGTAGCAAAATCCATTTTAATacgaaactttttttttttttttttgcgattAACATCAGTTTTGGGGATAAAATCGACCTGATTTAGATCGGAGAGGGCCGgattgtggggggtggggtgggggatgcacCTGGTTACCAGAGAGGTGGGAAGTGTGGAGAGATGCTGTGGCGCACAGGGGAATCTCCAGTCCCCGCCTGGAGGGAGGACCCACGACTGGGCCTTTCCACCCCTCCCCTTCCAGTTGTCAGAATGGAAAATTCGTGGAGTCCAGCTTAGCCCAGATCAACAAACTTTTATTGCCGCTTCtggctcccccagccccagcaagATTCTTGCTTCTTACAGAGTAGAAATACTGAGCTCTGGCGCAGGGtgatgtgtgcgtgtgtgtaccTCTCTTCCTCTGCATATGCCAAGGTTAGAGAAAACCCCACTTGGTAGAGAAGGAGAGCCAGACGGGAGGAATTCAAGAGTATGTATGGCTCAGTCCCACTCCTGCTGGCTGCAGAGTATACAGACCATGGTTCCAAACTTTTTTcagaaaggggggtggggagatgaaTTTGGCTGCTGTTGTACCCCTTGCCCTGGCTgccatgtttccatggaaatctgGGAGGGGCAGGATGTAGCTCCCTGTGACTAGGGGGTGGGGGGTATGGCAAAGCAGCATTTGGTAAACATATCCCCTTCCACTCCTACCAGCACATACTACTGTTCCCAGCAGACACACAAGCTTACTGCCCTCTCCACTCCCTTTCCTTCTGGAGTTGGTAGTGAGCCAACTGGACTCCAGGCAAGGGCTGCTGGTGTCTACTCTCCACAGCCAGGTCTGGCTGACAACAGTTGGAATCAGAGAATGTCCTCCCATCTCAGTAGCAGCCCTAATAGAGCTGTCAGTTGCAGTGCCTCGGTGAGAAAGAAGCAGTTAGTACTCCCATAATTCTCTGTGCAGCTGCTGTTTCCCAAACACCTCTGCCCAAACAAAACTTAGAAAAACATAAACCCAAATGCTTAAggttagaaaaaaaataactctaGGATAGGGGAGAGGGACATATCCTGAGACTTGCCACCTCAAGTGGACCCTGCCTTCTGCCCATCTTGAGTTTGCTTCTTCCCCCCTGAGGCTGTCACTGGGGGGCTGGAATCAGGATctccatttgatgctgaaagcaGTACCCGCTGCTGTTGGTTGATGAGGCCTGACGCCATGGTGAGGAAGTGCACGATAGATTCTCAGTACCATGGGTCAGCCCGGTGCTGCTGGTTGTAGAGCTGTAGCTTGATCTGATCTTTGATCTGATTCACCAAGATCTGGGACAGCAGGATTCCCACGAGCTGGGAGAGGTGAGAAGGAATTGGGCCCTCAGTGATGCCATTTTCCCCCTGGCTCAACATTCCCAGCAGAGTCAGCACCAATCCTCCTGTCTGCCCAACCccacttttcttctctctcccatcCCCTTCCCCTCAGCAATGTCAGTACTTTGACACCCTAGCAAATCCCTGGGTGCCCTCCTGAAAACAAAGGAGTCTTTGCAGAGTTTGTGGGACCCACAGTCTTACAGTGTAAGTTACCTGGGGGATGGCCAAGCCCAGTGCCACACCGCCAAGTAAGAAGAGGTTGCTGTGTATCCAGTTGACCAGCTTGTCAATACAGCCATTGGTGTAGATGACTTTACTAGCTTCCAAGTAGTCGAGGGCCTGCATACCTTGGCCACACATGGTGTTTATCACTGCCTGGGGAGAGAGTTGAAAAGCCAAGTGGGACCTGCATCCCAATAACTTTTTGTTATTTCAGGCCCTAGCTGATGGGCTTCCCACCATTTCCACAGGATGCTGGGTTGGAAATTACTAAATGCACTCTTTTCTTCCTCTGAGAGGTCTGAATCCAGTTCTTCTTGCTTTAGATCTGCCCATTCCGAACCCCTTTGTGGGCTACAGGAGTTAAAGGTTAATAGAGCCTTCAGATTGGGGTTAAGAAAAACAAGTGAAGCTGTCCTACAAAACTGATCATTTAAGCTAGGGAATGGGGTTTCCACTAGCAGCTGCCCTAATCAGAAGGTAACTCAGATCACTTCCCAGGAGGAAATGGTTGCTCACCTGGTCAGGGGTGGGCAGGCAACAGGAGTAAGGCACAGAGCAGCGCTCACGGCTGGGGTTGTCATCCGAACAATTGAAGTACATGTTCAGGGACCAGTCCCTGTAGGAAATCCCTCCACAGCAGCTGAACTGCAAAAAAGCCCACCCACAGATGTTGAGAAATCACCTGCCCCTTACACGGAGGTGACCAGAGGAATTCTCAGAGCTGCCAAAAGTCTATGTCAAGCTTCTACTTATAACTTCAGGTTGTGTTTAAATACCAACCTTGAACCTTGATCTCAACCTTCTCAGTTGCCTTCAGCTGAAGAAATCTCTTCTTAATGGccattatttttcacattttgttgACCTTACTGCAGGGCTTGATATTACAAATTGTATAGcatttaggttttttgtttgtttgtttgttttttatttcacaaGAGCAacctcaagatagagggcttattacatagggggttcctaatttcacatagcatatattctgttccAGGTATACAATCAGTATGTCacattatctttacttagttgtacaatcatcactctcaattttaaacaattatcatttaTGCACAAAATTATGCATTTTGTTTTACACATCCAATTATAACTCCCTGGAAAGCAGGTTCTGGTTCTGCAGTccagcccagcacagagcctgCAAAAGGAGGTGCTCAAAAATACTGGCTCATGCCATGAGCCAAGGAGGGCCAGGATTCACCAGAAGTTGGAGGAAGCAAAGCAGGATTCTACCCCTGGAGTCTTCAGGGGGAGCATGGCCCTGAAGACACCTGAAttccagacttctggcctccagaactgcaagcCCAGGGATGTGAGCTGATTTCAGCTCCTGATCAAGACCACACTGGCTTTACCAAGTGCCTTCAGGAACCCTAAAAGAAGATTGAAGAAAAAGACCTACAGGTTGATAAGATTGATGCTGGGAAGACTTGCTGGACGTTTTGACCAGATTGTGGCACCTGTGAGCACCCTGTTTCAAGTGACTGGTACCACTCCTTACCAATTATAATAATTCTAGAGAAATCTCTCATCTACCTGCTCCAACCGGGGAAGCACAGCCTGCAGGTAAATACTGGGATGGAAGGTGATTGGTGGGGCCTTATTCCTGTTGGGCAGCCTTGCAATCATGTTACCTCAACAGGCCTACAGTGGACTCACAAACCAGGTGCTTGGTCTTGGAACACTGGTCAGTACTTCTAATACCTACGATGGACCTGGGGTAGTGACCGTGGAACCAACCAGCCATTCCTCTGGACCGTGGCCACCAAAGACTAATCTATCGACCTGCATCCATAGGTGTGCCTCCATGTTACTTCAATGCTAATGATTGATTGCTCAATAAAAACAATTCATCTGGGTTTACCACAATCTACACTTTCCTGGGAAGCCCACTACTTTTAAAGACATTAATGCTTACATAATCCAGGTCACATTATAAATGACAGATCTGAATTTTTCAGTAAGAGGCAAAACCATTATTTGTTAGGAAAGAAAATAAGCTCTATTGCTTTCAATTGGAAACCAATATGAATCATTCCATTATAAAATTCAATACTGAttgttctcttaaaaaaaaaaatactggctgAACTCAAATTTCCTactgttcattatttttctcttcatctaATCACTTGTGGATATTTCCCCCTGCTTCCATTTGCTAGATAGTCATTTTTAAATCCTTCTTCAGATGTGTTTGCCTTCATATTTCACCCACCCTGTTAACAATTGCCACAGAGCCTCCTCCTAACACACTGTGCAGCTCATCCTCTAATCTGTGGGCTTCTTGGAAAGATTGGTTTCTGTTGCCTGATATCCCCCTGATGCTTCCAGTGCTTGGTGTGGAAATCAAGAGAATCTTTCTCTCTGTCATAGTATTGCCCAAATCTTTTTCCAGGGTGGTAGCAGAATCAGTGTGGAGAACCAGTGTCCAGTTAGGTTAGTCTCAGGATTGTGTTCTACAAAGATTTAGATTGTGcttcccttcaaaataaatctaatttgaactacaaaaaaaaaaaaaaaaaaaaactggctgaAATAATTAAAGGATTAGTACTGAAAACCTTTATCTTAAGAtagagaaaacacaggagaggaaTCTTCAATACTGAGGGCCCATAATTACCCTATGAAAGCAAACAGTCCATGATCCCAAAGTCAAGTACCTGTTGCACCTGGAGAAGGGGAACTCAGCACTGGTCTCAAAAGcactttcatttaaaatttaacttttgaaTAGGTAATATACAAAAATCTCCCCAGTTTCTCATCCTCCTATAGGTAACCACTGTTACTGTGTTTTTATGTATGCTTCCAGATTCCTTTCACAAATGTAAATCTATATTCTTTACTCTCTCTTTTTATACAAATATTCAATTACTATATATTCTTCTGGGcccttaaaagtatttttaaagcacaCTGCTGTGTATGGATTTTAGCCAAACCCCTTCCCAGAATCCATTACGTGGCAGGTAATAAAGAGGCCTAACGCCTGGAAGAGGAGGCATCTCTTGGGATGGATAACCTTCACTCACAGCCTCTCCAAACACTAGCTAATCCCACCACCCTCAGTCCATACCTTCTTCTGGCCAAAGTCAATGAGGttctgcagatccaagtcatctCGGTAGTGAACGATGGCATTATTGATGATCTCACTCACCTTACCCCGAGCCTGGCAGAGACAGGGAGAAAATCAGGACACAGGACAAATCCCTAACTTGCtcctctttgtagaaatgtcaGTAGAAGGTGACCGTCCTTCTTCATTTGAGTCAGCTTTGAAGTCAGAACCCAGTCCTAGCAATGGCGCGATGGCTAGGTCCAAAGCCCAGCCACTCCCTGGGCCCTCAGGTgccccagggtggggggtgggggcggtaAGATAGCAGCTGGACCTGTTGTCACTGCTTCCCGGAGAGTGAGAGCGGCAGCTCGGGGGGCCAGCTGTTCAACTAGTCAGAGGGGAGGAAGGAGCTACCTTTGAGGGATGGATAGAGGAGGAAATAGGGTGCCACATTTCAAGATAATTCAACATTTATCCATCTCTGAATACTATTACCACAAAATACTTGTTGATTGATACAAAGTGAAGAAActtattttgttgtgtttttttttagcagaaaGAGGCTTACTGAGCACTGACCTCTAGTGGACAAAAGAGAATTGTATCTCTTTAGACTCAGTTTCCGTTAAAAACCTATCATTTTAGGTTTTTACTTAGAAGGACTAAGATATTCTTAATTAATTTAGTGTCTCTCAATTTTAGAGTTTTCTACAATGCTCCCTTCTCTCCTACTCTACTGTTTTACTCAATGTTTCCTATTCTTAGTCCTATACTCTGCCCTGGGCAATCATTTGTCCTTTGGGAAAGGAATTCTGGTTCTTAAAGGATTGTCACTGAATGGCAGACCACTTCCAAGTATAGTAAGCACTGTCaaaattgtttccttttcctcttccttctctcagtTTACTACAACAAAcattaaaggaaggaaggaaggaaggaaggaaggaaggaaggaaggaaggaaggaaggaagctttTCCAATTGTCTGTGGGCCTCTCCGTAGTTGAGTTTCACTTAGTCATTCACCATTAATGTTCTCAGATTTTAACTGCATGTTCTTCGAGTTTACTTCCCTGTTGGTCTCTCAGACTGTCAGAGGAAATCCCCATACAATCGTGAAATCCTCTTTAAATATGGTGACTTTAAGGACCATGCATTCATCCCTAAGGAGAACCTTTCAAAGAGTGATGTTCCTCAGGGGAAGGTGGCTGGGGTTAATTCAGCAGGCTAACCCTGGGCAGGAacctccccttcctctctctggtTCACACCTGAGGAGGCCTTTTGGCTCCTAGCATTACCTTGTCTGAGAAGACAAAGCCCAGAATCCCAGCAGCCAGTTGTAGCAGGAACACCACGGTGAGGCAGAAGGAGAACTGTGCGGAGGAGGCAGGAACAGGGGAAATCTGTTATCACTCTGGGTAGCACCCCCTCCCAGGGCCATGAGGGCCATGGCTTTCCCAGATGCCCCACACAAGGGaaaggctgctgcctctggggcCCTGTCTGGGGGGTGGCTGCCCTGCACCGAGGTCCCCTAGAGCTGAGATCTGCAGTGAGGAGGGGACAGCACAGGCCTCGGGTGTGGGGTGGGACATAGGAAACTGAAAGATTGTAGGAACTGCATAAGGATGCTGAGAGGCATGTGGAGGAGGGCTGTGATGGAGGATGGAGCCAGGGTCTTTCTGTGGGGCCCTTGACCGCTCACCGTCTGCAGGAGGCAGATGTTCTCACGGAGGGAGCCAATGCAGCCACAGAAGGTGAGCAGGAACATGAGGACGCCCACCACAATCAGCAGGATGGCAGGGTCCACCGCCAGACAGGCCAAGGCTGCTTCTGGGGGAAGGGACCGTCCCTCAGACTGAGCCTGGTGCCAACCGAGAGGTCACccagggatgggatgggggtcATGCCCAAGAACAGTTCTCCTTTCCCTGGTGGGGAAGCCTCTGGTATGGCTGGGTGAAGGCCACAGGGAGGCAGTACCCCTCCCACGGGGAGAACCAAAAGAGCCCAGAATAGTTTGTGGCATTTAAATTGAGGAACTAACAACGTAAAATTCTCTATTACTTCAGCCTTAAAAAAGGAGGGGCCAATTTCGGTCTGGAAAAGAATCAGAATGGCATTAGGCTCGCCAGCTCTGTGGATTCCATTTCCTGGAGACTTCATGTAGCAGAACAGGAATGGAGGTTGAGTTCCTCCAGGGCAGAGCTAGGAAGGGGCTGAAGTCTTTGATCACTCTTGGCTCTCAGAGGCCTACCTTCTTCCCTAGACACCTCCTGAGCCCAACATGTAGGCATATCTTGGAAGATCCGTGGAGACTGAGGGAAACCCAAATGAATGGGCATGGGTGGCTTGGCACCTCCTAGTAGGCCACTCAGATTGCCTAGAGGGTCTATCCTCTTTGGCCCCGCAGCTTATGCAGGAAGGAGGGCGAGGGGGTGGGGCATGAGAAGAGTCCCGGGAGGCTGAAGGAGACGGTTCACTCACCTGCATGCTTCATCAGCCGAGCATAGACCCCCACAGCCACCATCACCATGGAAATCACCTGCGGAGACAGGGAAAGCACCAGATCCTGAGATTTTTGGAAACCAGAGAGCTCTGAGAGCCTAGTGTAACCTTAAAGAAGAGTAGTAAAAGAATGACTTTTCCAAGGCCCAGAGATGAGAATCTTTCTCCTTCCCAGGCATACTAATAATAGTATGTGTTAGGGCTTTGCCAACTAAGAATTGCTTTTATGAACCTTATCTCATTTGACCCTCACCACAAAATTATCTTGTGAGGcagatattatccccattttacagatgagaaaattaaggcaaTACAAGGTTAATTCAGAACAACGGTTGAGAACACAGGCCTTGAAGTGAGGTCAGACTGTGCTACATGACCAGGACaagtttctgaacctcagtttctatatatatctgaagaaaggaattaagaaaaacacagggaaaaaaaaaaaaacaacaataccCTACATCTGATAAGATTacttgagaataaaataaaataaaacctagaAAGCATTTAGTACACTGCTTGACAATAAATATTATCTATTGACAATAATTAACTTGCCCAGGGTGACATAGAAACTCTGAGAAGTTCTGAATTCTAATCCATTTACATCAAAGAGCAGGTCTTAAGGCTAAAGCAGGTCTGAGGAGACTGTACATTCCAGGCTCTAACCCTCTTGGAAGTCAATATGGTGTCAAGTACAAAAGTGAAAGTATACAATGTGAAAGaatatatgagtgtgtgtgtgtttgagtgtaAAATGCTGGAACTGCCTTGGCAAAGGAAACTTTATAAACCCCAATTCCTGGGTGGAGGAATAGAGGAGTTTAGACCTTTTAAACTTCCTGGCTTCTCCCTGAGAGAACAAACCCATCAGAGACTTACAGGAGTCCCCACAGGAGCCTTTTgtgccctccacccacccccgGCCCCTGGCCCCCAGGAGTGTAGGGCAGTCTCAGTGTGTGCCTCCCTCACTACCCTTTCTTTGTGCTCAGTCCCCAGGCTGGTGCCTAAGCAACAGTTGGCTATCGCCATGGCAATAGCTGGGGCCAAGCTCTGGCTGGAGGAGTTCTCAGCAGCAGGGACTCCACCAGCTCAGTGGGGAAGGACATGGCTAGCTAGACTCTACTGTCCAACAGAACAGAAACCAGCGAGAAGAGCCACCTTGGGGCTTTGGTGGGAGAAGGCAGCTGGGCCCCTATACCAAGCAATACGGTCAGACTTGTCCCTTAGTCAAAAGATCTTTTTCCTTGTGAGTCCCCTTTATAAAGATCCTTTTCCATCTGGCAGGCAGAGAAGGGACATTCAGAAGTAAATGGGAAAACTTTACCTAAAACCACTTCTTTCAGGACCCTTCTCTGCTGTAAATACAGACCCTCTCCTCACTTCCGATCATTTGACCCACTTCTCTCTCAGGGCCAGATGTGTTATCTGCCTGCCTTCTCACTCTTTTCTAGGAGAGTAGAAGCTGCTTGCAGAGCTGTGTGTAGGACAGGAGGTGCCAGCTGGCTTCTTGTCCCACAGCTGTTCAGGGAGCacaggggaggaggcagggaaaCCACACGACTGAGATCCCAGTCATCCCCTAGGCCTGAAGGCAAAACCCTCGACCTGAGTGACAGAGAGCCTCAGCCTGCCCTTTCAAACTCCCCAGGGCCAATTATGGTTGTGAAGCTCATTTTACTGAATCATTTAAAACTATGTATCTGCTTGTTATTTCTGTTG
Proteins encoded in this region:
- the TSPAN33 gene encoding tetraspanin-33 isoform X1, whose amino-acid sequence is MAPRHGATAAYGEEFSFVSPLVKYLLFFFNMLFWVISMVMVAVGVYARLMKHAEAALACLAVDPAILLIVVGVLMFLLTFCGCIGSLRENICLLQTFSFCLTVVFLLQLAAGILGFVFSDKARGKVSEIINNAIVHYRDDLDLQNLIDFGQKKFSCCGGISYRDWSLNMYFNCSDDNPSRERCSVPYSCCLPTPDQAVINTMCGQGMQALDYLEASKVIYTNGCIDKLVNWIHSNLFLLGGVALGLAIPQLVGILLSQILVNQIKDQIKLQLYNQQHRADPWY
- the TSPAN33 gene encoding tetraspanin-33 isoform X2 yields the protein MAPRHGATAAYGEEFSFVSPLVKYLLFFFNMLFWVISMVMVAVGVYARLMKHAAALACLAVDPAILLIVVGVLMFLLTFCGCIGSLRENICLLQTFSFCLTVVFLLQLAAGILGFVFSDKARGKVSEIINNAIVHYRDDLDLQNLIDFGQKKFSCCGGISYRDWSLNMYFNCSDDNPSRERCSVPYSCCLPTPDQAVINTMCGQGMQALDYLEASKVIYTNGCIDKLVNWIHSNLFLLGGVALGLAIPQLVGILLSQILVNQIKDQIKLQLYNQQHRADPWY